TTTTTTTGTACTGATTAAAAACAATACAAAAGTCCGTCAAAGGGGAGAGGTCAGGTTTGTTTCAACCAATCAATTTTATGTATAATTCAAACTTTTTGTTTGTCTTCGAAATACACCCGGAGAAAAGGAAGTTTCGTTTTTAAAGAATTTGGCAAAATGGGCAAAGTCCGAAAATCCCAGACTATCCGCAATTTCGGCGATACTCCAGCCGGTGTGGCGAAGTAATGCTTTTGCTTCCTGAAGAATTCTCCCGGCAATAAGTTCAGTTGTCGTAAGACCAGTCGTCTCTTTTAGTACTTTATTTAAATGATTGATATGCACCGCCAGTTGATCGGCATATTGTTTTGCGGTGCGAATGGTAAGCTTTTGTTGTGGACTTTCCAGGGGAAACTGTCTTTCGAGAAGTTCTAAAAAAAGAGACGTTGTTCGAGCGGAAGCGCTGTGATTCGGATGAAGTATGGTGCTGGACTGTAACTTCTGCCCAATATGGATCAGTTCGAGCGCGTAAGCCCGAAGCAGGTCATATTTGTAAGCGTAATTAGATGCAATTTCGGCTTCCATATTTTCAAAAATCCCTTGTACACGCGTAATATCGGCATCTGAAAGGGAATAAACCGGATGTTCAGGCGATTTGAAAATGGGCAGTTCGTCCAATACCACACCACTTCTGCTTGGGTGAAGGAATTCAGCAGTGAATACACAGAACTGTCCGGTCTGGTGCCCTATCGGCAGCCAATAAAACGGACTTTTGGGCGTTGAAAATACGAGGGTTGGTCGTAATATTTCAACCTTTCGGTCATGAAATTCAGCCACCGAGCGACCCGTCAGAAAACTTATTTTGTAAAATGCACGGGAAGCGCAGGATACTGCCGATTTCTCATGAGGCCCCTGCGTAATCTCAGTTAAATTGAAAACATTGAAATGACCCACTTCCTGTTGGATACCTTCCGGCAGCAGTGCACTTAAATCCGTAGATGAGCCGCTTGAAAAGCGGGAGCACAATTCTTCAAACGATGTTGTAAGCATGTTTTAATTTGTAAAAAACAAAGATAATGAAAAACAGATTACATCTTTGAAGATAGGATTATGTTTCACGCAAAGCTTAAAAAGTAAAATGGATAAGACCTCTCTTTGCGTACTTTCATTACAACTTATTTTCTTTGCGTGATTGCAGAGGCTCCTAAAAACTAAGAAGGTATTAAGCCTTAAAAATTTCTCCTGAATTCGGCCGGTGTATACCCAGTATTCTTTTTGAAGAATAGATTAAAACTGGGCTGCTCAGCAAAACCGATGCTATAACTAATATCTTGAAGGCTCCAGTCGGTTTGGACTAACAATGCTTTTGCTTCGTCCAGTAACCGGTTGCGGATGTGCGTACTGGCATTTTGTCCTGTATGTTTTTTAAGTAATTGATTTAGGTAATTGGGATGCATCTGAAGGCTGCCGGCAAATTCCTTGGCCGTTTTGATACGAATCGGTGCGCTGTAATTAATAGCCGAAGTTTCTTTTTCAAGCAGATCAAAAAAGTGATGGATATGCGTAAAATCCTCGGTAACCTCATCGGGTTTGGGATGACGTGCAACTTTCATACTTTCAACCATTAAAAGTTGTAGAAAGGCCTGCATGGCGTCTTCCTTGAAATCACTGTTGCCTAATTCCTCTTCCTGCATTTTTTCAAAATACTGGCCTATCCGCAGCACCTCAGGATCGGTCAACCGGATTACACTTTTTGATTTATCAGAGAACAATCCGAATTTATCAATCACCGCTTTAAGTTGTAAGTGATGGTTAACAAACGATTTTTTAAACAAAACATAAAATCCACCAGATTCATCGGACAAATTTTTCCAGGAAATAATGTCGTTGGGATGAATGAACAATAGCGTCGGCTCCTCAATGTAATAAGTATTGAGGCCCATGGTGAAAACGCCGGTACCTTTTGTAATGAATAAAATCTTGTAAAACTCCCGTCTGTTTGGTGAAAGATAATTCCGGCATTCATGCTGCTCGCGGTTAAAAACACGAATGTTCCAGTCTTCAAAATATTCACGAAAAACGGGAATCATATCTGGCAAGTCGCGCAGTGTGTCGATCACTTTGCTGTCTAGGGTTGTTTTGAGCATAACGGTTTGTCAGAGGTTTATACAAATTTACTCAAAATCAATGATGTATGAAGAAAGTGAAACTGGCGAATTTCAGGTTTAAGATAGCCACATTTAATTATTCTCTCTCACTTTCAACTGGTAATCTTTCAATATATTTCCCAGAACCGGCGGAAATTGCCGGTGTTAACACCTGAAAAACCTGCTTTATTTAGTTTCAAAGGAATTAACGTCTTTTATATTTTGACAATACAAGATTAAGCTGAAACAGGGGATGCCTTGTTACGAAATGCAAAGCTTCTGTTATGAATTTCAAAGATTGAATGGAAAAGTATAGCGTTCGTGGCATTGGTTAAGCAGAAATGGATTAAGCAACAGTTTTTAATAGTTTGCAAGTTTAGCAACCTGATATAACAGCTCAAAATGAAGTTGTGTTTGCTTCAAAAAAATGAAAATACAGGGTTATTTAAAAATCCGTTCGGTATTATTAGCCCTTTCGTTCTTCATAAAACTATCTCCTTTTTAGCAAATCTTTGAAATTCGTAATAGAAGCTTTGTTATGGATACAGCCCAGGCCTCTGATTGTGATCAATTTTGTCTCATCAAATAATTTAAACGATTGGCAAAAATGAAAACGCAAAAAACATGGTTCATTACCGGGGCCTCACGAGGATTTGGATTAGAAATTACAAAAGCTGTACTCGCATCAGGTGACCGGGTTGTTGGTACTGTTCGCAGCAAAGCCGCAGAATTGAGTGCACATTTTAATAATGACCCTGATCTGTTGGTTATAACAATGGATGTTACAAATGAGCAGCAAATTAAGGCTGCCGTTCAACAAGCCGTCGATCAGTTTGCACAAGTCGATCAGTTTGCACAAATTGATATCCTGATTAACAATGCCGGCTATGGATTACTTTCGGGTGTTGAAGAGGCTACCAATGAAGAAGTGAAGCAAAATTATGAAGTGAATGTTTTCGGGACGCTTAATGTGATCAGAGCTGTGCTTCCGTTTATGAGGGAAAAGAAAAGTGGGCATGTGATCAATATTTCATCCGTAGGCGGCCTCGGCGCATACATAGGCTGGGGACTTTACGGCTCTACAAAATTTGCGATTGAAGGAATCACGGAAGCGCTGGCTATGGAAGTTGCCCCGCTGGGTATTTTTGCAACGGTAGTCGCACCAGGATTTTTCCGGACCAACTTTCTGGATGAAAGCTCACTTATCAGCAGTGCTCAAATTATTCCAGACTATGCGGAAACAGTAGGAGCCATGCGGAAATTTGCTGCCAAAGTAAACTATCAGCAGCCAGGAGATCCTGAAAAGCTGGCAAAAGCCTTCGTTGCACTTGGAAATTCAGAAAATCCTCCGGTGCATTTGCCTTTGGGGAAAGATTCTCTTGAAAGATTCAGAAGCAAAACTGCGGCTTTTGAAAAAGATGTTGCCGACTGGTTTGATACAATCACAGGAACAGATCACGATGATGTCAAAACCAACAAACCGGAATAAACACGAAATAATCTTAATGTATTTACCAAATTTTCACATCTGCAATCATGAAAACATACATCAAAACTGCTTTGTATAGTATATTATTTTTAATGACAAACATTATTGCCCAGGCACAGCATAGTGAAGCCACCGGTTTTAAAATGCCGGCACTTAATCCTGGCAGTGCACTTTCCGAAATCAGTGGGAATCACGTTGGAATCCGTGTCCCTGATTATGCAGCTGCTATAAAATGGTACACTGAAAAACTCGATTTCAGGGTAATTCACGAATGGGATTATGCAGACGAAAAACTCGCTTATCTTGCTCCGGCCAATACGAATGATTTTTGGATCGAGATTCTTGCTGGTGGAAAACTAATACCGAATACCAAATTTAACGACCTGGGAAAAAGTCTGGAAAGTGGCGGCTATCATCACTTGTGTGTCCACGTCACCAACCTTAATAAAGTACTGGCTGAATTGAAAAAACGCGGTGTTACTGTTGTCGGCCAGCCTTTTTATCTGGATGCCATTACAAGAAATCTTGCGTTTATCCAGGATCCCTGGGGCAATATGATCGAACTATCGGAAGTTGTTAAAAAATAACGTATAAATAATATCGTTAACGAACAGAATACTACGGACTTTTCCGAATTATTCTGTTCGTTAAGTCGTAGATGGAAAAATCCTTGCATACTGAATATAATCGGTGGATGGTGGGATATGACCCAATTCTCTGATCCGGCGGACAATCTGGCCGCGGTGGTAAGTGGCATGATTTACGACATGAGCAAGCGTGTCTTGAATTGTATTACTAAATGGCTGTCCAGCAAGATTATTATAATCGATTTGCTCAATGAACTTTTGTTTATCCAGCCCCTGAATGTAGTCCAGCCACGCTGTTCCGTTATCATTTAAGAGTTCTGGCAGCTTGGCCAATTCCAGAATCTGCCATACGGGCTGGTCATTCTGTTGATTGATAATCCGGTAATACCAGTTTGATTGCGCCAGAAAAAGATGGCTCATTAGCTTTATGCAATCTTCATCCCGGATCTCGTTTTCGGATAAATGATTACAAATGAAATTGTTAGCCCAGTTGTTAAAGTCAAAAAGCCGGTAAAAGTAGTCGTTCATTTATATGATGAGTTGTTATAGGGAAAATGATAATTTTACCATAATCCTGGCGATTAGTAAAGTTTCTACGGACTTGTAGGAAATCTCTCAGGATACAATCAGTAAAAGTGGAAAAGAGGTTATATCATCCCGAGTGAGATTATTTCATGGTTAATTTTGGTTTGCAAAGACTTCATTTTCCAATTGTTTTTTGCCCCAGTTATGTAAATGTTCGATAAAAGGAATCAATTCCCGTCCTGTGCTGCTTAGTGAATATTCTACTTTTGGTGGTACTTCATGAAACATTTCACGGATGATTAATTGATCATCTTCCAATTCGCGTAAAGTTTGGGTGAGCATTTTCGTAGTAATGTCGGGCAATGTCCTGCTCAACTCGCCATAACGCAGTATCTTTTTTGAGTTCAGATGCCACAAAATCCGCGCTTTGTATTTTCCACCGATCCGTCTGAAAGCATAATCAACTCCGCATGGCTGCACTTTCCCGGAAATGTTTGATTTATTTTTCATTTTTATTTTTTGATAATTCATTCATATTCAGCAATACCTACTTTTTGGTATGTAACATACAAAAAAGTACATACTTGCCAAAAGTATACAAACAATCTAACATTGCAGTTCATTAAGAATAGAAAAAATGGACTTGAAATTAAAAGATAAAGTGGCTGTGGTAACCGGTGCATCAAAAGGAATTGGTGCAGGAATAGCAAAAGCGTTTGCAAATGCGGGCGCAAAAGTTGTGGTCAATTATGCTACCGATAAGGAAGGGGCAGAAAAAGTTGTAAATGAGATTTCAAAAACCGGCGGCATTGCCATTGCTGTGCATTGCGATGTTACAAACGGGGCTGACGTCCGGAGAATGTTTGAAGAAACCAAAACTGCCTTTGGGCAGCTGGATATTTTGGTAAATAATGCCGGTGTTTTCAAATTTGAACCGTTAGAAGGTATTAGCGAAGATAGTTTTCACAGACAATTTAATACCCATGTTCTGGGCAATTTGTTGTGCTCGCAAAATGCTGTTGAAATGTTTGGCGATCAGGGCGGAAGCATTATAAATATTAGCTCAACCGTAAGCACAAATCCGATGCCTGGCCTGCTGGTATATTGCGGTGCAAAAGCGGCCATTGATACTTTTACAAAAGTATTAGCAAAAGAATTGGGAGGAAAAAATATCCGGATAAATACGATCGCGCCGGGTGTCACAGATACAGAAGGAAATCACACCGCCGGTATAATTGGCAGAGAACTGGAAAAACAAATGGTGGCTAACACTCCTTTGGGCCGTACCGGTCAGCCAGAAGATATTGCAAAAGTTGCCGTTTTTCTTGCCTCTGAGGAGGCAGGCTGGGTGACTGGCGAAAGAATTACCGTTGCCGGTGGTTTGTTATAATTTTTTCGTATTTGTTAAAGACTGCCGCCTGTAAGGGTGGCAGTTTTTGTTTATGGTAAATATGCATAGAAATAATTTTATTGGTCGAGAAAAAAATCGAACTAAAAAAATTGAAAATATAAAAATTAAAAATATAAAAATTAAACAAATTCTTATCGGAGTAAATATCAACCAAATAATAACTTAAAGCATATCTATTATTAAATAAGTTAAAATATTTATAGATTTATTTATAATTATTTCTTAGCGATTTTAAAATAAATTGTAAAATAATTTTAAAAACAGAGAGCAAATGAAACGTTATCTACTTTTTTGCCAGCTCGTTTTATTGTACTCATTTAATACCAATGCTCAGTTTAATGCTGGTAGAAATAGATTATATATTCGGCAGGTACAGATATTTATTTATGGTCTCACGTTCAGGCCGACTACTTCTTTTTCCATTACCAACAAGACTTTGACCATTTCTTCGGTAGCCTTGTCAGGAAGTCCTCAGAGTATTTCGCGGGTTTATCTCAAAATTTAAGAAAGAAAATTAATATGGTATTCCTCTGTTATCGCGTTCAAAAATAGATAAGTCTTGCTGATATTTGTTTTTTGCTAATTTTCTTTTTTGAGAACTCAAAGTCGCTTTTTAGATAGTATTCATCTTCAAAGGGTCAGGATTGTTAACATGTTTATTTGAGTTCCAATATTACAGAAGTACGTATTGTCGGACACGCTTAAAAAACTCAGCCTCCATATTTATTTTGTGGAGACTGAGTTTTTATAATGAATGCGAGTATTTATGAGATTATTCTTTCTCTAAATATTCCCTGACGGCCTGGGCAGAAGTACCTACCGCTTCAACGGCTTCATTTAATTTTCCCTTTGATATTCCAAGAGCCTCTGTCCAGTAAGCTACTTCATAATTTTCGTTAATATTGATTCGGCTGCTATCGGCCGGACCAATTTTGGTTTTATCGTCTGCCATGATTTTGATGTTTTGGTTTAAGCCGGTCATTACAAAAGTCATACCGCGTTTCCAGAAAAGATATATTGGACTGGATAAATTTCCGGTCAATCTACTCGGACCAATCATATAAATCATTTTATCTGAATCAGTATTGGATAAGGTACTATAAATCAACCAATCAACTCAGAGTTCTACATTCGATTAAAAACAATAAATCCTGCAAATCAACAGTTTACAGGATTTGTTGTTTTAAAATTTTAATAGGTATGATGTGAATATTTGATCAAATATTTATTTGATGTACGCCATATACCGATCTAATATCAAAAAAATTAATCAACATTAAATGTAGTGCCGGTTAGTTTCTCAGTCAATTTCCACAATTGTTTGGCACTTCCTTCCTCCAACGAATATGGTTTTACACCGTTTGGTATAGATGGATCGATTGCCAACTCAGCGATGTCAACATCTTCGAGATAGACACCGCCAATATCTTTCAGTGACGGACTGGTAGCTGCCCAGATGGCGGTAGCGGCGCCTTGTGGAATCGTTTTAAGGGAATCTATAACTTCCTGTACAATATTTCCCTGCGCATCAAGGAAGCCAAATTGCTGTAATATTTCCTTTGGAGCTTCCCGAGTTAATTCCGTTCCCCATATATTGCCCGGGTGTACTGAATAGGCTCTTACGCCAAATGATTTGGCCCGGTTATCCAGTTCAAGCGAAAACAAGTTGACAGCAGTTTTTGACTGCCCATAAGCCTGTAAGGTTTCATAGTCATGTTGTTCAAAATTCGGGTCCTCAAGATTGAAAGGTGCAAATTGATGTCCCAAAGAAGAAAGATTGATTACTCTTGCACCATTTGCTTTTTTCAGCGCTTCCCACAATCCGGCTGTCAGCTGAAAAACGGAAAGATAATTGGTGGTGAGTTGCGATTCATATCCGCGTGCATCACGTCGTAAAGGCACGAACATAATTCCCGCATTGTTAATCAGCAAATGCAGCGGTCTTTGAGATGCAAGAAACTTTTTAATAAAAGAATCGACAGAGCCTGAGTCGAACAGATCCATTTCTTCAAGTTCAACATGATCAATTCCTTTCAGATTTTCCTTCGCTTTTTCAATATCTCTTGCAGGTACAATGACCGTTGCACCAGCTTTTGCGAGGGTCTTCACCGTTTCCAAACCGATGCCTGTGCTGCCACCGGTAACGATGGCGATCCTACCGGTAAGATCAATTCCCTGGATTACATCATGTGCAGTCGATGTAGCGCTAAAACCAGAACCAATCGGTTTCTGAAACGCCCCTTCATAATTATTTGATATCATTTTGATAATTGTTCATTTAAATAAAAAACTGACCCGGCAAACTCCTCTTAATGTTCCGGAGGTTTTTGAATTTGACAGCATTGTGCGAGTGTTTAAACGCCTGCACAATGCTGTCAATCAATAATTATTTCATAAGGCTGATATTTGTCATCCCGCCATCAGAAAGAATTTCAGTTCCCACAATAAAAGTAGAATCATCAGAGGCAAGGAAAACGGCAGCTTTGCCTATATCAGAAGGTAAACCCATTCTACCAACCGGAATCAGGTTTGTCCAAATTTGTTTAACCTGCTCTACGTGTTCCTCCGGTACTATTTTACCAAATACAGGTGTGTCAATAGAACCTGGCGACAACGCATTTACTCTGATTTTTCTTTCCAGTAAATCAAGTGATAAGCCTTTTGCCAGCGATATAATTGCCGCTTTGGCTGCTGCATATATCGCCATTCCAGGTGCTGCCCGATGTGCTGCGCTGGAACCGATCAGGATGATTGATGCTCCGTCGTTCAGATAAGGAAGCGCTTTTTGAACAGTAAAATAAGAACTCTTCAAATTCAGGTCCATATACTGGTCGTAGTTGTTTTCCGTAACATCGGTAATGGCTGCCATGGGACTGCCCTCCACAGCACCACCTGCGTTTACAACCACCGTATCAATCTTTCCGAATTTGTCAAAAGTTTCTTTGAAAATCCTTTCAAGATCTTCCATCCTGGTCACATCACCCGCGATACCTATGAAGTCTGTTCCAAGTTGTTTAACGGACTGGTCAATTGTTTCCTGATTTCTTCCTGTGATAGCACCAACTGCTCCTTCATTTCTGAATGCTTCTGCAATGCCAAATCCGATTCCGCTATTGCCACCGGTAATGACGGATACTTTATTTTTTAACTTACTCATTTGTTTGTTTTTAATTTGTTTTAAATTTTATATACCGTAGATACCACCCGAAACGGATATCTTCTCACCTGTAATCCATGCCGCGTCATCCGAGGCAAGGAATACAGCCACTTTTGCGATATCTTCCGGCTGACCTGTACGGCCAAGTGGCGTATTGGCAACCAGTTTGGTTTCGAAATCGCTGCCGATGAAACCAGCACTGTGAGACCCTTCCGTCTCCACTACGCCGGGTAAAATGGAGTTGATACGGATGTTTTTACCGCTGAATTCTTTGGACAAAGAAATCGTGACGGCGTCAAGCGCTGCTTTGGTTGCAGAATATACCGAGCCCGTTGCCAAAGGCGTATTACTTGCCCCTGAACTGATGTTGATGATATTTCCGCCTTTATCCCCGAATAGTTTAACTGCTTCACGAATTGCCAGTATTGATCCCAACACGTTGACGTTAAAATGCTGATGGATGGATTCCGCGGATACCAGTTCAATAGGGGCGTATTGATAAATTCCAGCATTATTTACCAGAATATCCAGTGAATCGAAAGCGGTTTTTGTTTCTTCAAAAAGCCTGATGACGTCAGCTTCTTTTGACACATCGCCCTGTACTGAAATGGCAATACCGCCGTTATCAGTTATGGCCTTCACGACTTTGTCAGCACCTTCTTTACTTGATGCGTAATTCACGACAACTTTTGCTCCTTCCTCCGCAAAATATTTGGCAATCGATGCACCTATACCTTTTGATGCGCCTGTAACTATGGCTACTTTGTTTTTTAACTTATTCATTTTTCTATCATTACAATTTGAAGCTACAAAGGTAGATTGTGAATGTTTATTTTAGTAACTTTGTAACGAAAAGTAACAGTAACCTTGAAGTAACAAAGTAACCTATGGAGTGCAAACCGGAATTTCAAATAGATCGGAAAAAGGAGATGATGGCAGTCCACGACGCTATGGACGTGCTGAGTGGAAAATGGAAAATCTATATCATTTCATCGATCTGCCATTATAACAAAAGAAGGTTTTCTGACATTCTAAACGATGTAGTGGGTATATCGAACAAAATGTTGAGCAAAGAATTAAAGGAACTGGAAATAAATAAACTGGTCGAGCGAACGGTTTTAGACACACATCCTATAACGGTTCAATATGAACTTACCAAACATGGCAAAACCTTGCAAACGATCATTAATAATCTGACAGCGTGGGGTATACAG
The nucleotide sequence above comes from Dyadobacter subterraneus. Encoded proteins:
- a CDS encoding helix-turn-helix domain-containing protein — protein: MLTTSFEELCSRFSSGSSTDLSALLPEGIQQEVGHFNVFNLTEITQGPHEKSAVSCASRAFYKISFLTGRSVAEFHDRKVEILRPTLVFSTPKSPFYWLPIGHQTGQFCVFTAEFLHPSRSGVVLDELPIFKSPEHPVYSLSDADITRVQGIFENMEAEIASNYAYKYDLLRAYALELIHIGQKLQSSTILHPNHSASARTTSLFLELLERQFPLESPQQKLTIRTAKQYADQLAVHINHLNKVLKETTGLTTTELIAGRILQEAKALLRHTGWSIAEIADSLGFSDFAHFAKFFKNETSFSPGVFRRQTKSLNYT
- a CDS encoding AraC family transcriptional regulator, with the translated sequence MLKTTLDSKVIDTLRDLPDMIPVFREYFEDWNIRVFNREQHECRNYLSPNRREFYKILFITKGTGVFTMGLNTYYIEEPTLLFIHPNDIISWKNLSDESGGFYVLFKKSFVNHHLQLKAVIDKFGLFSDKSKSVIRLTDPEVLRIGQYFEKMQEEELGNSDFKEDAMQAFLQLLMVESMKVARHPKPDEVTEDFTHIHHFFDLLEKETSAINYSAPIRIKTAKEFAGSLQMHPNYLNQLLKKHTGQNASTHIRNRLLDEAKALLVQTDWSLQDISYSIGFAEQPSFNLFFKKNTGYTPAEFRRNF
- a CDS encoding oxidoreductase, coding for MKTQKTWFITGASRGFGLEITKAVLASGDRVVGTVRSKAAELSAHFNNDPDLLVITMDVTNEQQIKAAVQQAVDQFAQVDQFAQIDILINNAGYGLLSGVEEATNEEVKQNYEVNVFGTLNVIRAVLPFMREKKSGHVINISSVGGLGAYIGWGLYGSTKFAIEGITEALAMEVAPLGIFATVVAPGFFRTNFLDESSLISSAQIIPDYAETVGAMRKFAAKVNYQQPGDPEKLAKAFVALGNSENPPVHLPLGKDSLERFRSKTAAFEKDVADWFDTITGTDHDDVKTNKPE
- a CDS encoding VOC family protein — its product is MKTYIKTALYSILFLMTNIIAQAQHSEATGFKMPALNPGSALSEISGNHVGIRVPDYAAAIKWYTEKLDFRVIHEWDYADEKLAYLAPANTNDFWIEILAGGKLIPNTKFNDLGKSLESGGYHHLCVHVTNLNKVLAELKKRGVTVVGQPFYLDAITRNLAFIQDPWGNMIELSEVVKK
- a CDS encoding DinB family protein → MNDYFYRLFDFNNWANNFICNHLSENEIRDEDCIKLMSHLFLAQSNWYYRIINQQNDQPVWQILELAKLPELLNDNGTAWLDYIQGLDKQKFIEQIDYNNLAGQPFSNTIQDTLAHVVNHATYHRGQIVRRIRELGHIPPSTDYIQYARIFPSTT
- a CDS encoding winged helix-turn-helix transcriptional regulator, which codes for MKNKSNISGKVQPCGVDYAFRRIGGKYKARILWHLNSKKILRYGELSRTLPDITTKMLTQTLRELEDDQLIIREMFHEVPPKVEYSLSSTGRELIPFIEHLHNWGKKQLENEVFANQN
- a CDS encoding SDR family NAD(P)-dependent oxidoreductase encodes the protein MDLKLKDKVAVVTGASKGIGAGIAKAFANAGAKVVVNYATDKEGAEKVVNEISKTGGIAIAVHCDVTNGADVRRMFEETKTAFGQLDILVNNAGVFKFEPLEGISEDSFHRQFNTHVLGNLLCSQNAVEMFGDQGGSIINISSTVSTNPMPGLLVYCGAKAAIDTFTKVLAKELGGKNIRINTIAPGVTDTEGNHTAGIIGRELEKQMVANTPLGRTGQPEDIAKVAVFLASEEAGWVTGERITVAGGLL
- a CDS encoding DUF3606 domain-containing protein, producing the protein MADDKTKIGPADSSRININENYEVAYWTEALGISKGKLNEAVEAVGTSAQAVREYLEKE
- a CDS encoding SDR family NAD(P)-dependent oxidoreductase yields the protein MISNNYEGAFQKPIGSGFSATSTAHDVIQGIDLTGRIAIVTGGSTGIGLETVKTLAKAGATVIVPARDIEKAKENLKGIDHVELEEMDLFDSGSVDSFIKKFLASQRPLHLLINNAGIMFVPLRRDARGYESQLTTNYLSVFQLTAGLWEALKKANGARVINLSSLGHQFAPFNLEDPNFEQHDYETLQAYGQSKTAVNLFSLELDNRAKSFGVRAYSVHPGNIWGTELTREAPKEILQQFGFLDAQGNIVQEVIDSLKTIPQGAATAIWAATSPSLKDIGGVYLEDVDIAELAIDPSIPNGVKPYSLEEGSAKQLWKLTEKLTGTTFNVD
- a CDS encoding SDR family oxidoreductase, giving the protein MSKLKNKVSVITGGNSGIGFGIAEAFRNEGAVGAITGRNQETIDQSVKQLGTDFIGIAGDVTRMEDLERIFKETFDKFGKIDTVVVNAGGAVEGSPMAAITDVTENNYDQYMDLNLKSSYFTVQKALPYLNDGASIILIGSSAAHRAAPGMAIYAAAKAAIISLAKGLSLDLLERKIRVNALSPGSIDTPVFGKIVPEEHVEQVKQIWTNLIPVGRMGLPSDIGKAAVFLASDDSTFIVGTEILSDGGMTNISLMK
- a CDS encoding SDR family NAD(P)-dependent oxidoreductase, with the protein product MNKLKNKVAIVTGASKGIGASIAKYFAEEGAKVVVNYASSKEGADKVVKAITDNGGIAISVQGDVSKEADVIRLFEETKTAFDSLDILVNNAGIYQYAPIELVSAESIHQHFNVNVLGSILAIREAVKLFGDKGGNIINISSGASNTPLATGSVYSATKAALDAVTISLSKEFSGKNIRINSILPGVVETEGSHSAGFIGSDFETKLVANTPLGRTGQPEDIAKVAVFLASDDAAWITGEKISVSGGIYGI
- a CDS encoding winged helix-turn-helix transcriptional regulator, which translates into the protein MECKPEFQIDRKKEMMAVHDAMDVLSGKWKIYIISSICHYNKRRFSDILNDVVGISNKMLSKELKELEINKLVERTVLDTHPITVQYELTKHGKTLQTIINNLTAWGIQHRKEIIGDN